From Kangiella sp. TOML190, one genomic window encodes:
- a CDS encoding DUF2391 family protein has translation MDNVEQKPASSDTSIQRLGRNGYLHRITPIVDSTGKIVQRLIKPLMVEFRARDLMQTLVGASILAIPAAYTEETWDLGQELALTNIVGIAFLSLFFIGIFVYYNFYKSYFKQFVGQYFFRVLATYAVSFAVVALLLTLIDKCPWGVDNMLAIKRIIVVAFPASMSATVTDAIK, from the coding sequence ATGGACAATGTTGAACAAAAACCAGCATCCTCGGATACCTCAATACAGCGTTTGGGGCGTAATGGTTATTTGCATCGGATCACGCCAATTGTCGATAGCACCGGAAAGATCGTGCAGCGCTTGATTAAGCCTCTAATGGTGGAATTTAGAGCGCGGGACTTGATGCAAACCCTAGTCGGTGCTTCGATTCTCGCAATTCCTGCGGCATATACCGAGGAAACCTGGGATCTAGGGCAAGAGTTGGCGCTCACTAATATTGTAGGCATCGCCTTTTTATCCTTATTTTTTATTGGCATTTTTGTCTATTACAACTTTTACAAAAGCTACTTTAAGCAGTTTGTTGGGCAATATTTTTTCCGCGTGTTGGCCACTTACGCCGTTTCTTTTGCGGTGGTAGCGCTGCTACTAACCCTGATCGATAAATGTCCTTGGGGAGTGGATAATATGCTCGCCATCAAGCGCATCATCGTAGTCGCCTTCCCTGCTTCCATGAGCGCGACAGTAACAGACGCGATCAAATAG